In one Gossypium hirsutum isolate 1008001.06 chromosome D09, Gossypium_hirsutum_v2.1, whole genome shotgun sequence genomic region, the following are encoded:
- the LOC107891945 gene encoding receptor-like protein 7 produces MHYDAGLSTKALLCLEFSCILIDKEDEIMGSSLALTLLVSLLICLFQFTRCVSSVQPLCRSDERLALLLFKESLAVDKEASANPFAYPKADGWKFQGVDCCYWDGIECDHNTGHVTALDLSSSCLYGSINSTSSLFHLLHLRKLNLADNDFNSSQLPSRLGNLSMLTYLNLSTSSFSGQIPLEISWLSRLTSLDLSNTMGLEFGMFSHGGLKLERPDFKSLIQNLTSLKHLHLRHVAISSPVPNILVNLSSLSSLDLSYCGLLGKLPTSIFHLPNIQFLDVSNNLHLSGTLPATLSCRRLKFLSIRFTSLSGVLPASIGNLHSLELLDVTACKFRGPLPSSLGNLTNLTELALLNNSFSGDIPSSLSNLTRMGFLSLGINNFNPSSIPSWFANLNQLHELHLPFCGITGPIPSFFANLTQLAVLDLKRNQLTGRFPVGITNLTQLESLSLGSNMMDGALPDSIFGLENLQILEIYSNRLSGIVEMDQFVRLKYLSVLYLSSNNLTLLSLTSPNTTTSLPMFSELGLGSCNLRRFPNFLTHQNQLAYLDLSQNDIHGEMPKWIWEMSFDTLFLLDLSFNSLTGFHQSPTLLPWSNILFLDLSSNLFQGSPPIPSSSIMVYLASNNSFTGEIPQLFCSLGSVRVLDLSRNNLGGIIPQCLSKASKSLSVLNLNVNNFHGPVPQAWMNGSKLKMINLGKNKLTGKLPRSMARCRMLEFLDIGNNQIRDTFPFWLESLPKLKILILRSNRFHGEIKSREFNSVFPKLRVIDISNNGFIGSLPSSYLESWIAMKRFHVEHLSYMQSSFYDHMFMAGLTIPDEYNYSMTLTNKGIKMEYTKILEVFMAVDLSCNKFSGEIPESIGNLKGLELLNLSNNILVGQIPTVIGTLTNLEALDLSHNQLFGRIPWQLRQLNFLEVFDVSYNHLSGPIPQGRQFGTFPNSSFDGNLGLCGNPLSKKCEDLEASPPPSSSTFEQNHGVGLEWRGVLLGFGTGFLFGTGLGWVVVTRNLKWFAITFRIKVGRWPKH; encoded by the coding sequence ATGCATTACGATGCTGGTTTGTCTACAAAAGCTCTTCTCTGCCTTGAATTTTCTTGTATTCTAATTGACAAGGAGGATGAAATTATGGGGTCTTCACTGGCGTTAACCCTCCTCGTGTCTCTCTTGATTTGTTTGTTTCAATTCACTCGTTGTGTTTCTTCAGTGCAGCCCCTATGTCGTAGTGATGAGCGACTTGCCTTGTTGCTATTCAAGGAAAGCTTGGCTGTGGATAAAGAAGCTTCTGCTAATCCATTTGCTTATCCCAAGGCTGATGGATGGAAATTTCAAGGGGTTGATTGCTGCTACTGGGATGGCATCGAGTGTGACCATAACACCGGTCATGTGACTGCTCTTGATCTCAGCAGCAGCTGCCTGTATGGCTCCATCAACTCCACCAGCAGCCTCTTCCATCTCCTCCATCTGCGAAAGCTTAACCTGGCAGACAATGACTTCAACTCCTCTCAGTTACCATCCAGACTGGGCAATCTTTCGATGCTGACATATCTTAATCTCTCTACTTCTTCATTTTCTGGTCAAATTCCATTAGAAATTTCATGGCTCTCCAGGTTGACTTCACTCGATCTATCAAACACGATGGGATTGGAATTTGGCATGTTTTCACACGGTGGACTGAAACTTGAAAGGCCGGATTTCAAGAGCTTGATACAAAATCTAACCAGCCTGAAACACCTTCATCTCCGTCATGTGGCTATATCTTCTCCGGTACCTAACATCTTGGTGAATTTGTCTTCTTTATCATCTCTTGATCTCAGTTATTGTGGATTGTTGGGAAAGCTGCCAACGTCCATTTTCCACTTACCAAACATCCAGTTCCTTGATGTATCCAACAACTTGCACCTCAGCGGTACATTACCTGCAACTCTTTCATGTAGGCGGCTTAAGTTTCTATCAATAAGGTTTACAAGTTTGTCTGGTGTTTTACCTGCTTCCATTGGGAACCTCCATTCCTTGGAACTCTTGGATGTTACTGCTTGTAAATTCAGAGGGCCGTTGCCATCTTCACTAGGTAATCTCACCAACCTCACTGAATTGGCCCTTCTAAACAATTCTTTCTCCGGTGATATACCATCTTCTTTGTCAAACCTCACTCGAATGGGTTTTCTTTCACTTGGCATCAACAACTTCAACCCCAGTAGCATCCCCTCTTGGTTTGCTAACTTGAACCAGCTTCACGAGTTGCATTTGCCCTTCTGTGGAATTACAGGTCCCATCCCATCTTTCTTTGCAAACCTGACTCAGCTTGCTGTGTTGGACCTAAAACGTAATCAACTTACTGGACGGTTTCCAGTTGGAATTACAAACCTGACTCAGTTAGAATCTCTCTCTCTTGGGTCAAATATGATGGACGGGGCACTTCCAGACTCAATTTTTGGGCTCGAGAATCTCCAAATTCTCGAGATTTACTCAAACAGATTGAGTGGTATAGTTGAGATGGACCAGTTTGTTAGACTTAAATATTTGAGTGTTCTGTATTTATCCTCAAACAATTTAACCTTGCTTTCCCTAACCAGTCCCAATACCACCACTAGTCTTCCAATGTTTAGTGAGCTGGGGTTGGGTTCGTGTAATCTTAGACGGTTCCCAAACTTCTTAACTCACCAGAACCAACTGGCATATCTAGACCTTTCTCAAAATGATATACATGGTGAGATGCCCAAATGGATATGGGAAATGAGCTTCGATACTCTATTTCTATTGGACCTTTCTTTTAACTCTCTAACGGGATTTCATCAATCTCCCACCCTTCTCCCTTGGTCTAATATACTCTTTTTGGACCTCAGCTCCAACCTGTTTCAAGGCTCTCCCCCAATTCCATCCTCTTCCATTATGGTTTATTTGGCCTCCAACAACTCATTCACGGGAGAAATCCCACAGTTATTTTGCAGCTTGGGCTCTGTTCGAGTTTTGGATTTATCTCGAAATAACTTAGGTGGCATCATTCCCCAGTGTTTGAGCAAAGCTAGCAAATCCTTGTCAGTGCTAAATTTGAATGTCAATAACTTTCACGGCCCTGTTCCTCAAGCCTGGATGAATGGAAGCAAATTGAAGATGATtaatttaggtaaaaataagctgACAGGGAAGTTGCCAAGATCAATGGCAAGGTGTAGAATGCTGGAGTTTCTTGACATAGGGAACAACCAAATCAGAGATACTTTCCCTTTTTGGTTGGAAAGTCTTCCTAAACTGAAGATTCTCATATTACGTTCGAACAGGTTTCATGGTGAAATAAAGAGCAGAGAGTTCAATTCTGTGTTTCCTAAATTGCGTGTTATCGACATCTCCAACAATGGATTCATCGGCTCTTTGCCATCGTCTTACTTGGAGAGCTGGATTGCCATGAAAAGGTTTCATGTGGAGCACTTGTCATACATGCAATCAAGTTTTTACGATCACATGTTTATGGCTGGGCTAACCATCCCAGATGAGTACAATTACTCAATGACATTGACAAACAAAGGTATAAAAATGGAATATACAAAGATCTTGGAAGTGTTCATGGCTGTTGATCTCTCATGCAACAAATTCAGTGGAGAAATTCCAGAATCCATTGGAAATCTCAAAGGGCTTGAATTGTTGAATCTATCGAACAACATTTTGGTAGGCCAAATTCCAACAGTTATCGGAACTCTGACAAACCTGGAGGCTTTGGATCTTTCCCATAACCAGCTATTTGGAAGAATTCCATGGCAACTGAGGCAACTCAACTTCCTGGAAGTTTTCGACGTGTCTTACAATCATCTCAGTGGGCCAATTCCACAAGGCAGACAATTCGGTACATTTCCAAACAGTTCATTTGATGGGAATCTGGGATTGTGCGGAAATCCATTGTCCAAAAAATGTGAGGATTTGGAAGCCTCGCCACCGCCATCTTCTTCAACCTTTGAACAAAATCATGGCGTAGGATTGGAATGGAGAGGGGTTTTGCTTGGTTTCGGAACTGGCTTCCTTTTTGGAACGGGTTTGGGATGGGTTGTAGTTACTAGGAACCTTAAATGGTTTGCGATCACTTTTAGAATCAAGGTGGGAAGGTGGCCCAAACATTGA